A region of Streptomyces sp. NBC_01750 DNA encodes the following proteins:
- a CDS encoding phytanoyl-CoA dioxygenase, whose amino-acid sequence MGDALRERFETDGFVKLEGAFPASVAQECADLLWAETGCDPGDPATWTRPVHWVWGMAQEPFIQAVNTPVLLDAFDRLVGPGRWEPRYSLGSFPLRFPHEEEPDDAGWHIEGSYQPEGASTYYANHRSKGRALLMLFLFSEVGGSDAPTRIRIGSHHDMPALLAPYGEEGVSIMEIGPAIDAASAHRGTVCATGRPGDVYLCHPFLVHAAQPHHGTRPRFMAQPPLYPASA is encoded by the coding sequence ATGGGCGACGCATTGCGTGAACGGTTCGAGACCGACGGGTTCGTAAAGCTCGAAGGGGCCTTCCCGGCGTCCGTGGCACAGGAGTGCGCCGACCTGCTGTGGGCCGAGACGGGGTGTGATCCGGGCGATCCGGCGACCTGGACCCGGCCCGTGCACTGGGTGTGGGGCATGGCCCAGGAGCCGTTCATACAGGCCGTGAACACCCCTGTGCTGCTCGACGCTTTCGACCGGCTGGTCGGTCCAGGGCGGTGGGAGCCGCGGTACTCACTCGGGTCGTTCCCCTTGCGCTTCCCGCACGAGGAGGAGCCCGACGACGCCGGCTGGCACATCGAGGGCAGCTATCAGCCGGAGGGCGCGAGCACGTACTACGCCAACCACCGCTCCAAGGGGCGGGCGTTGCTGATGCTGTTCCTGTTCAGCGAGGTCGGCGGGAGTGACGCACCGACCCGGATCCGGATCGGCTCGCACCACGACATGCCGGCGCTGCTCGCTCCGTACGGGGAGGAAGGCGTCTCGATCATGGAGATCGGCCCGGCGATCGACGCGGCGTCCGCGCACCGCGGGACGGTATGCGCGACGGGCCGGCCCGGGGATGTGTATCTCTGCCATCCCTTCCTGGTGCACGCCGCGCAGCCGCACCACGGTACGCGGCCACGGTTCATGGCCCAGCCTCCGCTGTATCCGGCCTCCGCCTAG
- a CDS encoding N-acetylglucosamine kinase: MGVNAAVLAIDAGNSKTDVAFVGDDGSVLVSSRGPGFQPPKVGVEAALDVLGATVGRALAKAHAHGAAIDGVEHVSACLANADLPVEERELTAALHAREWGRTTEVRNDTFAILRAGVDEPRGVAVVCGAGINCVGMLPDGRTARFPAIGKISGDWGGGSGLAEEALWFAARAEDGRGEPTALARTLPAHFGLGSMYALIEALHLEHIPSARRHELTPVLFATAAEGDPVARSLVHRLAEEVVAMSTVALARLDLLDEEAPVLLGGSVLAAQHPELDEHIGRLLAAKAPKAVIGVVTAPPVLGAALLGLDHIGASPQAGARLRAHYA, translated from the coding sequence GTGGGCGTGAACGCCGCAGTCCTCGCCATCGACGCGGGAAACAGCAAGACCGATGTCGCCTTCGTCGGCGACGACGGTTCGGTCCTTGTGTCGTCCCGCGGGCCCGGCTTCCAGCCGCCGAAGGTCGGCGTCGAGGCGGCGCTCGACGTGCTCGGCGCGACCGTCGGCAGGGCACTGGCGAAGGCACACGCCCACGGCGCCGCCATCGACGGCGTCGAGCATGTGTCGGCCTGTCTCGCCAACGCCGATCTGCCTGTGGAGGAAAGAGAGCTCACGGCCGCCCTGCACGCCCGAGAGTGGGGCCGTACGACCGAGGTGCGCAACGACACCTTCGCCATACTGCGCGCGGGCGTCGACGAGCCGCGGGGCGTCGCGGTGGTGTGCGGCGCGGGCATCAACTGTGTCGGCATGCTGCCGGACGGCCGTACCGCACGCTTCCCCGCGATCGGCAAGATCTCCGGGGACTGGGGCGGCGGTTCGGGGCTCGCGGAGGAGGCGCTGTGGTTCGCGGCGCGGGCGGAGGACGGCCGCGGCGAGCCGACGGCCCTGGCCCGCACGCTGCCCGCGCACTTCGGCCTGGGCTCCATGTACGCGCTGATCGAGGCGCTGCATCTGGAGCACATCCCCTCGGCGCGCAGACATGAACTGACCCCGGTCCTCTTCGCCACCGCCGCCGAGGGGGATCCGGTCGCCCGCTCGCTGGTGCACCGGCTCGCGGAGGAGGTCGTCGCCATGTCCACGGTGGCGCTCGCCCGGCTCGATCTGCTCGACGAGGAGGCTCCGGTGCTGCTGGGCGGCAGCGTCCTCGCGGCCCAGCACCCGGAACTGGACGAGCACATCGGCAGACTGCTCGCGGCCAAGGCACCGAAGGCGGTCATCGGGGTGGTGACGGCCCCGCCGGTGCTGGGCGCCGCTCTGCTGGGACTCGACCACATCGGGGCGTCGCCACAGGCGGGCGCCCGATTGCGCGCCCACTACGCGTAG